TAAATAAAATAACAAAAAATCGTGAACATAAAAATGCCGACTAAAATCGGTAAGGATTGACTCCCAATTACCGAAGCAAATGCTCCAAAAAAGAAGATGACATATCCACCGCGTGCAGCATGAATCGTTTGCCCTTCTTTATCTTTTGAGAAGAACAGCATTCCAAGCTCATGTATCGTTTCCCCGATCAGCTTCAATGCTGAAAAAATCATGAAAAATAGTAGCACAAATACAATCAGTAATACGAAACGCAGCTCCAAATCCGATAAAAACTCACGCATTCCTTTATAGATACCGATTGCATGAAGTAGTTGTAACGATTCTGATATGGCTAACATACTGAATGAAAAACTGAATAATATAATTGTAATGAATGGTAAGTAGCCATACAAATATGGATTTTTCATAATTTCGTTCCCTCAAAACTCGTAATATTCTTTTTCCCATCATAGCTAACATTGAGGGGACGAGCAAGCCTCTCCTTATCTACTTACCGCATTCTTACCAGTAGCGTCTCGGATAGCGCGGATAGCGCTGATAATAAGGTGGATAGTAGTAATTAGGCGGATATGGTTGATAATACGGCGGATATGGTCCGTAACGATTATTCAATGAACCT
Above is a window of Solibacillus isronensis DNA encoding:
- a CDS encoding YufK family protein, whose translation is MKNPYLYGYLPFITIILFSFSFSMLAISESLQLLHAIGIYKGMREFLSDLELRFVLLIVFVLLFFMIFSALKLIGETIHELGMLFFSKDKEGQTIHAARGGYVIFFFGAFASVIGSQSLPILVGIFMFTIFCYFIYNVYKKSQYMSIPGVIGLIFYEVLTWFLLLALVVYAVIKLYNGILASLPFA